A window from Hymenobacter volaticus encodes these proteins:
- a CDS encoding glycosyltransferase family 2 protein, producing MSIVIPLLNEAESLPELTSWIRRVLAQHGLTYEVILVDDGSTDNSWEVIEELAETDTHVRGIRFNRNYGKSAALNVGFRETIGRVVCTMDADLQDSPEELPELYRMITKDGFDLVSGWKQKRYDPLSKTIPTKLFNGVTRWISGIQLHDFNCGLKAYNQRVVKSIEVYGEMHRYIPVIAKWSGFRKIGEKVVQHQERKYGVTKFGLERFVYGFLDLLSITFVSRFRRRPMHFFGTMGTLSFVLGMLITLWLVGEKVYLAFHNLKARNVTDQPLFFLALVAVIIGVLLFLTGFLAELIQLNGPNRNDYLVRDRVNSIHSPSSY from the coding sequence TTGTCTATCGTTATCCCCTTGCTCAACGAGGCCGAGTCCTTGCCAGAGCTAACAAGTTGGATTCGCAGAGTGCTAGCGCAGCACGGGCTAACGTACGAGGTTATTCTAGTTGATGATGGCTCGACCGACAATTCCTGGGAGGTGATTGAGGAACTGGCAGAAACAGACACGCATGTGCGAGGTATCCGCTTCAACCGCAATTATGGCAAGTCGGCTGCTTTAAATGTAGGGTTCCGCGAGACAATCGGACGGGTGGTATGCACCATGGATGCCGACTTGCAGGACTCGCCAGAAGAACTGCCAGAGCTGTACCGGATGATAACCAAAGATGGATTCGATTTGGTGAGTGGCTGGAAGCAAAAGCGCTACGACCCTCTCTCGAAGACCATTCCTACCAAGCTGTTTAATGGCGTAACTCGGTGGATTTCGGGTATTCAACTGCACGATTTCAATTGCGGTTTGAAAGCGTATAACCAACGGGTAGTGAAAAGCATCGAGGTATACGGCGAAATGCACCGCTACATTCCGGTGATTGCAAAATGGTCCGGCTTCCGCAAGATTGGGGAGAAGGTGGTACAACACCAAGAGCGGAAATACGGAGTCACTAAGTTTGGGCTGGAACGTTTCGTGTACGGCTTTTTGGACTTGCTGAGCATTACGTTTGTGAGCCGGTTCCGGCGGCGGCCGATGCACTTCTTCGGAACAATGGGAACGTTGTCGTTTGTGCTTGGAATGTTGATTACGCTGTGGTTGGTGGGGGAGAAAGTGTATCTGGCTTTTCACAACCTGAAGGCACGCAACGTAACCGACCAACCGCTGTTTTTTCTGGCGTTAGTAGCCGTTATAATTGGGGTGTTGCTCTTTCTGACTGGTTTCCTAGCAGAATTGATTCAGCTGAATGGGCCTAACCGTAACGACTACTTAGTACGCGACCGGGTAAATTCCATCCATTCGCCATCATCCTATTAA
- a CDS encoding STAS domain-containing protein has protein sequence MKTETAVQDGILFVRLSGDLIGSPDTQQLLQSVDQHLGDELRHCAVNLSEVRYINSTGIGVLVSLLTKFRSRGGELVLVNPADHPRKMLALTKLNAIFSIADDDSAAAQQLKASN, from the coding sequence ATGAAAACAGAAACTGCCGTTCAAGACGGCATCCTCTTCGTGCGCCTTTCCGGCGACCTTATCGGTAGCCCCGATACCCAGCAGCTTCTTCAATCAGTCGATCAGCACCTTGGCGATGAACTGCGCCACTGCGCGGTCAACTTATCGGAGGTGCGTTACATAAACAGCACTGGTATTGGTGTGCTAGTGTCACTACTCACTAAGTTTCGCAGCCGCGGAGGAGAACTAGTTCTCGTTAACCCTGCCGATCATCCGCGCAAAATGTTGGCTCTGACCAAACTCAATGCTATTTTCTCTATTGCCGACGACGATTCCGCCGCCGCTCAACAATTGAAAGCTTCGAACTAA
- a CDS encoding Fur family transcriptional regulator yields MLDKEKYEEVKKIFTAYLENKGLRKTSERYAILEEIYSRTGHFDVEELFAGMKEQGLQVSRATVYNTLDLLVEHGLVSKHQFGRNLAQYEKSYGYRQHDHVICTECHKVVEFCDPRIHGIQTMVGELLNFHILHHSLNLYGVCGDCRAKAATRSQAE; encoded by the coding sequence ATGCTCGATAAAGAAAAGTACGAGGAAGTCAAAAAGATCTTCACCGCGTACCTAGAGAATAAAGGCTTGCGCAAAACCTCAGAACGCTACGCTATTCTAGAGGAGATTTATTCCCGTACTGGTCACTTTGACGTAGAAGAACTATTTGCAGGTATGAAAGAGCAGGGCTTGCAAGTAAGCCGCGCTACCGTCTATAATACCCTTGACTTGCTAGTAGAACACGGCCTTGTGAGCAAGCATCAGTTCGGTCGAAATCTCGCTCAGTATGAGAAGTCATACGGGTATCGGCAGCACGACCATGTAATATGCACGGAGTGCCATAAGGTAGTTGAGTTTTGCGACCCTCGTATCCACGGTATCCAAACGATGGTAGGGGAGTTACTCAACTTCCATATCTTGCACCACTCTTTGAACCTTTATGGCGTGTGCGGCGACTGCCGTGCTAAAGCCGCCACCCGCTCTCAAGCCGAATGA
- a CDS encoding DUF4199 domain-containing protein: METSVSPEKPVLRTALVYGVGAGVICALWIVGLYWAGNNPYGPKRLMAIFVPPIAVLLGQWKLRQYYKPDGPGLLRSVGTGLLITFFASVVSGASVYTFARSTGPEPIARHLAEMRHLLEQAKPMFLKEKSGRKQYEQAYRNLAFSAQDLATDDYVRKFLVGLLISIPGGIFLRK; the protein is encoded by the coding sequence TTGGAAACTTCTGTTTCGCCGGAAAAACCTGTTTTGAGAACCGCGTTGGTTTATGGAGTTGGCGCAGGTGTAATATGTGCTCTTTGGATAGTGGGCCTGTATTGGGCTGGCAATAACCCTTATGGCCCCAAACGCCTAATGGCTATTTTTGTGCCTCCAATAGCAGTGTTACTAGGTCAGTGGAAACTGCGGCAGTATTATAAACCTGACGGACCTGGCCTTTTACGGTCGGTAGGCACCGGGTTGTTGATTACATTTTTTGCATCAGTAGTGTCAGGTGCTAGCGTGTATACATTTGCACGCAGCACTGGACCCGAGCCTATAGCTCGCCATTTAGCAGAGATGCGGCATTTGCTAGAACAGGCCAAGCCTATGTTCTTAAAGGAAAAAAGTGGCCGCAAGCAATACGAACAGGCTTACCGAAACTTAGCTTTCTCGGCTCAAGATCTAGCCACTGATGATTATGTGCGGAAGTTTCTAGTTGGGCTACTGATAAGTATTCCAGGCGGGATTTTTTTGCGGAAGTAG
- a CDS encoding adenylosuccinate synthase, protein MPVDVLVGLQWGDEGKGKIVDVLAPTYDVVARFQGGPNAGHTLTFGGVKHVLHQVPSGIFHPHILNVVGNGVVLDPVVFRQELQKLTDRGIDWAANLYISKKAQLILPSHRALDRISEDARGGSKIGSTLKGIGPTYQDKIGRTGLRVGDVLLPDFQQRYEEAVARHATLAAFHNKELEIEALEGDFFSAVEFLRSLQLTDTEYLLNDLLKQGKKILAEGAQGSLLDIDFGTYPYVTSSSTIVAGACTGLGIAPRHIDKVYGISKAYCTRVGSGPFPTELLDEVGEQIRKAGSEFGSTTGRPRRCGWIDLPALRYSIMLNGVTEIHLMKADVLDEFDEIYVCTHYEYPDGQQTDHLPDHGDLQTMKPVYKSLPGWKTELQKLTDPRSLPSELNDYVQFLESYLEVPISIVSVGPDRVSTLHLN, encoded by the coding sequence ATGCCAGTTGACGTTTTAGTAGGCTTACAGTGGGGTGACGAAGGGAAAGGCAAAATTGTGGATGTACTAGCTCCTACTTATGACGTGGTAGCTCGCTTCCAAGGAGGCCCCAATGCTGGCCACACCCTTACCTTCGGCGGTGTTAAACACGTTTTACATCAAGTGCCTTCCGGCATTTTCCATCCCCACATCTTAAATGTTGTAGGCAACGGTGTTGTTCTCGACCCTGTTGTGTTTCGGCAGGAACTTCAAAAGCTGACAGATAGGGGCATCGATTGGGCTGCTAATCTTTATATCTCAAAGAAAGCACAGCTTATCCTTCCTTCTCACCGCGCCCTCGACCGTATTAGTGAAGATGCCCGGGGAGGAAGCAAAATAGGCTCTACATTAAAAGGTATAGGACCTACCTATCAAGATAAAATAGGCCGCACGGGTCTGCGAGTAGGTGATGTACTGCTACCGGATTTCCAGCAGCGCTACGAGGAGGCTGTAGCTCGGCATGCCACATTAGCTGCGTTCCATAACAAGGAGCTAGAAATTGAAGCCCTAGAAGGTGATTTCTTCTCTGCTGTCGAATTCTTACGCAGTCTTCAACTTACGGATACCGAGTATCTGTTGAACGATCTGTTGAAGCAAGGCAAAAAGATTCTTGCCGAAGGAGCCCAAGGATCCTTATTGGATATTGATTTCGGTACTTACCCTTACGTCACATCCTCTAGCACAATAGTAGCTGGTGCTTGTACTGGCTTAGGTATTGCCCCCCGTCATATAGATAAGGTATATGGCATTAGCAAAGCGTATTGTACCCGAGTGGGTAGTGGCCCCTTTCCTACTGAACTACTTGATGAAGTAGGGGAGCAAATACGTAAAGCCGGCAGTGAGTTTGGTTCCACTACAGGGCGACCACGTCGTTGCGGCTGGATTGACCTACCTGCTTTACGGTACAGCATCATGCTCAATGGAGTCACTGAGATTCATCTAATGAAGGCTGATGTATTAGATGAGTTCGACGAAATCTACGTGTGCACTCATTACGAGTACCCAGACGGCCAGCAAACAGACCATTTGCCTGACCATGGCGACCTACAGACTATGAAGCCTGTATATAAAAGTTTGCCAGGCTGGAAAACTGAACTGCAAAAGCTAACAGATCCGCGGTCGCTTCCATCTGAGCTAAATGACTACGTACAGTTTTTAGAAAGTTACCTGGAAGTGCCGATTAGTATTGTAAGTGTAGGGCCAGACCGGGTAAGCACTTTGCACCTCAATTGA
- a CDS encoding glycosyltransferase, whose amino-acid sequence MKVVIIGPAYPLRGGLATYNERLARAFREVGDEVKLVTFSLQYPDFLFPGQTQFSTEAGPSDLTIEVSINSVNPWTWWQVGEKLRREKPDLVVFRFWLPVMGPALGSIARLIRRNRHTRIVAITDNVIPHEKRPGDRPFTRYFLSACHGFVTMSRAVLADLRRLHFNQPAQYKPHPLYDNFGPLKSKSEALQALHLDTQFGYLLFFGFIRAYKGLDIMLEAFADARLAALPIKLIIAGEYYEDAAPYEALIKQYNLESRLIRATDFIPNERVVDYFCAADLVVQPYKNATQSGVSQIAYHFERPMLVTDVGGLAELIPDGKVGYVVKPTAKAIADALVDFYEHHREAEFAAGVREQKKLFSWSEMVKALKEVAEL is encoded by the coding sequence ATGAAAGTTGTCATCATTGGGCCGGCATATCCACTGCGTGGCGGCCTTGCTACCTACAACGAACGGTTGGCACGGGCTTTTCGCGAAGTAGGCGACGAAGTAAAGCTGGTGACGTTTTCGCTTCAATATCCTGATTTCCTATTTCCTGGTCAGACGCAGTTCAGTACCGAAGCGGGGCCATCTGATTTGACTATTGAAGTCAGTATTAACTCTGTAAATCCGTGGACTTGGTGGCAGGTAGGGGAGAAGCTTCGCCGAGAAAAGCCTGACTTAGTGGTATTCCGGTTTTGGCTGCCAGTTATGGGGCCGGCTTTGGGTAGCATTGCGCGGCTCATTCGCAGGAACCGGCATACCCGAATTGTGGCCATTACGGATAACGTAATTCCCCATGAGAAGCGCCCCGGCGACCGGCCTTTCACTCGGTACTTTCTTTCGGCCTGCCACGGGTTTGTAACCATGAGCCGAGCAGTATTAGCCGACTTACGGCGTTTGCATTTCAACCAGCCCGCCCAATACAAGCCTCATCCACTCTATGATAATTTTGGCCCTCTGAAATCAAAATCGGAGGCCCTCCAGGCTCTTCATCTCGATACTCAGTTCGGGTACTTGCTGTTCTTTGGCTTTATACGAGCCTATAAGGGGTTGGACATCATGCTGGAGGCCTTCGCCGATGCTCGGCTGGCGGCGTTGCCAATCAAGCTGATTATAGCTGGCGAATATTACGAAGACGCCGCACCCTACGAAGCACTAATCAAGCAGTATAATCTGGAAAGCCGTTTAATTCGGGCTACCGACTTCATTCCGAACGAGCGAGTAGTAGATTATTTTTGTGCTGCTGATCTGGTGGTGCAGCCATATAAAAATGCAACGCAAAGTGGCGTGTCTCAAATTGCCTACCACTTTGAGCGGCCGATGCTGGTGACCGATGTGGGCGGACTAGCCGAATTAATTCCGGATGGTAAAGTAGGCTACGTGGTGAAACCTACAGCAAAAGCTATTGCAGATGCACTAGTGGACTTTTACGAACATCACCGCGAAGCCGAGTTTGCAGCCGGCGTACGTGAGCAAAAGAAGTTGTTCTCTTGGAGTGAGATGGTAAAGGCGCTAAAGGAAGTAGCGGAGCTTTGA
- a CDS encoding DUF4199 domain-containing protein has protein sequence MENTATRVSTSAVAIRYGILTGLVSVIISFVLNMTGLEQSPAKWLTTVVLIVGIVLAHNFFKQQNGGFLAYGQGLGIGAILSSIVGVIGAIFTYVYINFIDTGFTARLLEKARTDMETQGKMTDAQIDQAMAWTAKFMTGSMLVAIVVLATVLTGFLASLVISAVTKNPRPEFE, from the coding sequence ATGGAAAATACTGCTACTCGTGTTTCGACCAGTGCCGTTGCCATTCGCTATGGCATTCTTACTGGGCTTGTGTCCGTTATTATTTCGTTTGTGTTGAACATGACGGGATTGGAGCAGAGCCCAGCAAAATGGCTGACTACTGTGGTGCTTATAGTCGGTATCGTGTTGGCACATAATTTTTTCAAGCAGCAGAACGGTGGCTTTCTAGCGTACGGACAAGGTCTAGGTATTGGTGCCATTCTTTCCTCGATAGTTGGGGTGATAGGGGCCATCTTCACGTACGTTTACATTAATTTCATCGATACTGGCTTTACTGCACGCCTGCTTGAGAAGGCTCGCACCGACATGGAGACGCAAGGCAAAATGACGGATGCACAGATTGATCAAGCCATGGCATGGACTGCCAAGTTTATGACCGGTTCTATGCTGGTCGCTATAGTAGTACTTGCGACTGTTTTGACGGGCTTTCTAGCCTCGTTAGTTATCTCAGCTGTTACTAAAAACCCTCGCCCCGAGTTTGAGTAA
- a CDS encoding BatA domain-containing protein, producing the protein MAIAYPWFLLGLISLVVPIAIHLFELRRPKRVLFTNVGFIREVKLVTARQRKLKHLLVLVARIGFLTFLVFMFVQPYIPAPVESNNAQTQVGVVVDTSPSMQAGLSDDQSLFEQAVKQARELPAAYPATTNFVMPTVTQSLSTAAYQVVIDKLRVSGQENTAASNLLRLQRGKGTEQAFIFSDFQKNSFSIKALNALDSTQQVFLVPVGGKEVQNAFVDSVWSDDAFIRSNTDLLLNIRLRNGGNKAVENCQAKLYIGEKQAAVFRVIVPVDKPVTTTVRVRVEGEQLTQCRIELEDYPVVFDNKFYFTLQPSPKIKILDVATGATATRQLYANEPLFSYGAAKPGSSDYRQVEEANLIVLQGQERIDVGLRESLKRVVQRGGSVVIVPPSGVAGRASYDQLFEEFGIGPVQWEKAGLAPALREVAVPSAQSPFFKDVFGAQNRQPVMPKASPVLSWSRSGADIMRMRDGDGFLGSYSSGKGTVYLFSAPFDNAYSDFTQHALFVPVMYRLAMQSYQRQQQPAYRLNQGTIALNVAEATATAKESEQVFKLSKDSSTFIPSQRLQAGVLRFDVPAEMREPGFYNLTSNNRVVATVAFNFDKRESELAAYSADELRQLVGANHPNIHVYDASTGESVAAKYRAERVGTPLWQYCLWAALVCLLAEVLLLRFFRQPRAVEATAVAA; encoded by the coding sequence ATGGCTATAGCGTATCCATGGTTCTTATTGGGATTAATTTCTTTAGTGGTTCCAATAGCGATTCACCTCTTTGAGCTTCGTCGGCCTAAGCGAGTGCTGTTCACTAATGTTGGCTTTATAAGAGAGGTAAAATTAGTAACTGCACGTCAGCGTAAGCTCAAGCACTTGTTGGTGCTAGTAGCCAGAATCGGTTTTTTGACCTTTTTGGTCTTCATGTTCGTCCAGCCTTATATACCAGCTCCTGTAGAAAGCAATAACGCTCAAACTCAGGTGGGTGTGGTAGTTGATACTTCTCCTAGTATGCAAGCAGGATTGAGTGATGACCAATCTTTGTTTGAACAAGCTGTTAAACAAGCAAGAGAACTGCCTGCTGCTTATCCAGCTACTACAAATTTTGTAATGCCTACTGTTACTCAGTCATTATCTACTGCTGCTTATCAAGTAGTAATTGACAAGTTGCGGGTGTCAGGACAAGAAAATACGGCAGCGAGCAACTTGCTAAGATTGCAAAGAGGTAAGGGAACCGAGCAAGCTTTCATCTTTTCTGATTTCCAGAAAAACAGTTTCTCGATAAAGGCTCTGAACGCACTAGATTCTACGCAACAGGTATTTCTGGTGCCAGTAGGAGGTAAAGAGGTACAGAATGCTTTTGTTGACAGTGTTTGGTCAGATGATGCATTTATTAGGAGCAACACTGACCTATTGCTGAATATTCGCTTGAGAAATGGGGGTAATAAGGCTGTGGAAAATTGCCAAGCCAAGCTATATATAGGGGAGAAACAGGCAGCTGTATTCAGGGTAATCGTGCCAGTTGATAAACCAGTAACAACTACAGTGCGCGTGCGGGTAGAGGGGGAGCAATTAACTCAATGCAGAATTGAGCTGGAGGATTATCCTGTTGTGTTCGATAATAAATTTTATTTTACACTACAGCCTTCACCTAAGATTAAGATACTCGACGTAGCAACAGGAGCTACTGCTACACGTCAGCTGTATGCTAATGAGCCCTTGTTTTCATATGGAGCTGCAAAGCCAGGTAGTTCAGATTATCGCCAGGTAGAAGAAGCAAACTTGATTGTGTTGCAAGGGCAAGAGCGAATCGACGTTGGGTTGCGGGAAAGCTTGAAGCGGGTGGTGCAGAGAGGTGGCTCGGTGGTAATAGTCCCACCTAGTGGGGTTGCTGGCCGTGCTTCTTATGACCAATTATTTGAAGAATTTGGCATTGGGCCTGTGCAATGGGAGAAAGCTGGACTGGCGCCTGCACTTCGTGAAGTGGCAGTGCCCAGCGCTCAAAGTCCTTTTTTCAAGGACGTGTTCGGTGCACAAAACCGCCAACCAGTTATGCCAAAAGCTAGTCCAGTTTTGAGTTGGTCACGTTCGGGGGCTGACATTATGCGAATGCGTGATGGAGATGGTTTCTTAGGCAGCTATTCTAGTGGTAAGGGCACTGTATATCTATTCTCAGCGCCATTCGATAACGCTTACTCCGATTTCACCCAGCATGCTTTGTTTGTGCCAGTAATGTACCGGCTTGCTATGCAAAGTTACCAACGGCAGCAGCAGCCGGCTTATCGGTTAAACCAAGGTACAATTGCTTTGAACGTAGCTGAAGCAACTGCAACAGCTAAGGAATCGGAGCAGGTGTTTAAGCTAAGCAAGGATAGTTCAACGTTCATTCCAAGCCAACGCTTACAAGCAGGTGTGCTACGGTTCGATGTGCCTGCTGAAATGCGGGAGCCTGGATTTTACAACTTGACAAGCAACAACCGAGTAGTTGCTACAGTTGCCTTCAACTTCGACAAGCGAGAGTCAGAACTAGCAGCTTACTCAGCTGATGAATTACGGCAACTGGTTGGAGCCAATCACCCTAATATACATGTCTATGATGCCAGCACCGGTGAGTCGGTTGCGGCAAAGTACCGGGCCGAACGCGTTGGTACTCCGCTTTGGCAATATTGCTTGTGGGCGGCCTTAGTCTGCTTGCTAGCGGAGGTGCTATTACTTCGCTTTTTTCGCCAGCCAAGAGCTGTGGAAGCAACAGCAGTGGCAGCTTAA